One genomic region from Scomber scombrus chromosome 19, fScoSco1.1, whole genome shotgun sequence encodes:
- the pals1a gene encoding protein PALS1 isoform X2 — protein MTTSHLNGHVAGEGGGGGGGGDEELRGGQQHREMAVDCPGELGSRTLPVRRSAQLERIRQHQEDLRRRREEEGRQMDLNASLRLKKLSQNPHIGIDNPTFLQDTYSPQQPPLGSQHTHALLELEELLLSLKQVRGCLSDQQSQNDIELVLALLNKSDFQSALKIHNAVASSMHRPSPPYPHTQQALQLAMEVRNVIQSSQNKEGLELHSLLSDTHIQSLLLAHDSIAETEMEPEPLPTQGETLTQWGGETVKIVRIEKAQDIPLGATVRNEMESVVISRIVRGGAAERSGLLSEGDEILEINGIEIRGKDVNQVFDILADMHGLLTFVLIPNTQSKPLPVKESVVHVKAHFDYDPSDDPYVPCRELGLSFQKGDILHIISQADPNWWQAYRDGDEDNQPLAGLVPGKSFQQQREAMKQTIEEDKEPEKSGKLWCAKKNKRKRKKLLYNAHRNDDIDNEEILTYEEMALYHQPANRKRPIALIGPTSCGQAELRQRLLNNQPERFAGAVPRKLIESGDFEKNLYGTSTDSVRQVINTGKICVLCLHTQALKVLRSSDLKPYIIFIAPPSQERLRALLAKDNKNPKPEELRDTIEKAREMEQSCGHLFDAIIVNTDQDKAYTELLRLINKLDTEPQWVPCSWLR, from the exons GAGGACCTTCGTCGccgcagagaggaagaagggcgGCAGATGGACCTGAACGCCTCGCTCCGGCTCAAGAAGCTCTCCCAGAATCCCCACATCGGCATCGACAACCCCACATTCCTGCAGGACACGTACTCACCGCAGCAGCCTCCGCTCGGCAGCcagcacacacacgcgctgctgg agttggaggagctgctgctgtcactgaagcAGGTCCGCGGCTGTCTGTCCGACCAGCAGAGTCAGAATGACATAGAGCTGGTTCTTGCACTACTAAACAAG tCTGACTTCCAGTCAGCGCTGAAGATCCATAATGCCGTGGCCAGCAGCATGCACCGGCCCTCCCCtccatacccacacacacaacaggcgCTGCAGCTGGCAATGGAG GTCAGGAATGTCATCCAGTCAAGTCAGAACAAAGAGGGACTCGAACTCCACAGCctgctgtcagacacacacatccag tcaTTGCTTCTGGCACATGACAGCATAGCAGAGACAGAAATGGAGCCTGAACCGCTGCCCACCCAGGGAGAGACGCTGACCCAGTGGGGAGGAGAGACTGTGAAGATAGTTCGCATAGAGAAGGCCCAGGACATACCACTG GGAGCGACTGTTCGTAATGAAATGGAGAGCGTCGTGATCAGTCGCATCGTTCGAGGCGGAGCAGCCGAACGTAGCGGACTTTTATCAGAAGGAGACGAAATATTGGAGATAAACGGCATAGAGATCAGAGGGAAAGATGTCAACCAAGTCTTTGATATTCTT gcGGACATGCACGGCCTCCTGACCTTTGTGCTCATCCCCAACACTCAGAGCAAACCTCTTCCTGTCAAAGAGTCTGTG GTCCACGTGAAGGCACATTTCGACTACGACCCCTCAGACGACCCGTACGTGCCGTGCAGAGAGCTGGGCCTGTCCTTCCAGAAAGGAGACATCCTCCACATCATCAGCCAGGCAGACCCCAACTGGTGGCAGGCTTACAGGGACGGAGACGAGGATAACCAACCTCTCGCTGGACTGGTACCAG GGAAGAGTttccagcagcagagagaagccATGAAACAGACCATAGAAGAAGACAAGGAGCCTGAGAAGTCTG GGAAGCTGTGGTGCGCAAAGAAGaacaagaggaagagaaagaaactgCTGTACAACGCTCACAGGAACGATG ATATCGATAACGAGGAGATTCTCACCTATGAGGAGATGGCTCTGTACCACCAGCCGGCCAATAGGAAGCGGCCCATCGCGTTGATCGGGCCGACCAGCTGCGGGCAGGCGGAGCTCAGGCAGAGACTGCTCAACAACCAGCCGGAACGCTTCGCCGGAGCCGTGCCTC GGAAGCTGATAGAGTCTGGAGACTTTGAGAAGAACCTGTACGGGACCAGTACAGACTCTGTGAGACAGGTCATCAACACTGGCAAAATCTGTGTGCTCTGTCTACACACGCAG gctCTAAAGGTGCTCAGGAGTTCAGACCTGAAACCTTACATCATCTTCATAGCTCCGCCCTCCCAGGAAAGACTCCGAGCCCTGTTGGCTAAAGACAACAAGAACCCAAAG cCCGAGGAGCTGCGGGACACCATCGAGAAAGCTCGGGAGATGGAGCAGAGCTGCGGTCACCTGTTCGACGCCATCATCGTCAACACGGACCAGGACAAAGCTTACACAGAGCTGCTACGACTCATCAACAAACTGGACACTGAACCCCAGTGGGTGCCCTGCTCCTGGCTgcgctaa
- the pals1a gene encoding protein PALS1 isoform X1, with product MTTSHLNGHVAGEGGGGGGGGDEELRGGQQHREMAVDCPGELGSRTLPVRRSAQLERIRQHQEDLRRRREEEGRQMDLNASLRLKKLSQNPHIGIDNPTFLQDTYSPQQPPLGSQHTHALLELEELLLSLKQVRGCLSDQQSQNDIELVLALLNKSDFQSALKIHNAVASSMHRPSPPYPHTQQALQLAMEVRNVIQSSQNKEGLELHSLLSDTHIQSLLLAHDSIAETEMEPEPLPTQGETLTQWGGETVKIVRIEKAQDIPLGATVRNEMESVVISRIVRGGAAERSGLLSEGDEILEINGIEIRGKDVNQVFDILADMHGLLTFVLIPNTQSKPLPVKESVVHVKAHFDYDPSDDPYVPCRELGLSFQKGDILHIISQADPNWWQAYRDGDEDNQPLAGLVPGKSFQQQREAMKQTIEEDKEPEKSGKLWCAKKNKRKRKKLLYNAHRNDDIDNEEILTYEEMALYHQPANRKRPIALIGPTSCGQAELRQRLLNNQPERFAGAVPHTTRSRRDGELSGRDYHFVSRQTFEAELSAGKLIESGDFEKNLYGTSTDSVRQVINTGKICVLCLHTQALKVLRSSDLKPYIIFIAPPSQERLRALLAKDNKNPKPEELRDTIEKAREMEQSCGHLFDAIIVNTDQDKAYTELLRLINKLDTEPQWVPCSWLR from the exons GAGGACCTTCGTCGccgcagagaggaagaagggcgGCAGATGGACCTGAACGCCTCGCTCCGGCTCAAGAAGCTCTCCCAGAATCCCCACATCGGCATCGACAACCCCACATTCCTGCAGGACACGTACTCACCGCAGCAGCCTCCGCTCGGCAGCcagcacacacacgcgctgctgg agttggaggagctgctgctgtcactgaagcAGGTCCGCGGCTGTCTGTCCGACCAGCAGAGTCAGAATGACATAGAGCTGGTTCTTGCACTACTAAACAAG tCTGACTTCCAGTCAGCGCTGAAGATCCATAATGCCGTGGCCAGCAGCATGCACCGGCCCTCCCCtccatacccacacacacaacaggcgCTGCAGCTGGCAATGGAG GTCAGGAATGTCATCCAGTCAAGTCAGAACAAAGAGGGACTCGAACTCCACAGCctgctgtcagacacacacatccag tcaTTGCTTCTGGCACATGACAGCATAGCAGAGACAGAAATGGAGCCTGAACCGCTGCCCACCCAGGGAGAGACGCTGACCCAGTGGGGAGGAGAGACTGTGAAGATAGTTCGCATAGAGAAGGCCCAGGACATACCACTG GGAGCGACTGTTCGTAATGAAATGGAGAGCGTCGTGATCAGTCGCATCGTTCGAGGCGGAGCAGCCGAACGTAGCGGACTTTTATCAGAAGGAGACGAAATATTGGAGATAAACGGCATAGAGATCAGAGGGAAAGATGTCAACCAAGTCTTTGATATTCTT gcGGACATGCACGGCCTCCTGACCTTTGTGCTCATCCCCAACACTCAGAGCAAACCTCTTCCTGTCAAAGAGTCTGTG GTCCACGTGAAGGCACATTTCGACTACGACCCCTCAGACGACCCGTACGTGCCGTGCAGAGAGCTGGGCCTGTCCTTCCAGAAAGGAGACATCCTCCACATCATCAGCCAGGCAGACCCCAACTGGTGGCAGGCTTACAGGGACGGAGACGAGGATAACCAACCTCTCGCTGGACTGGTACCAG GGAAGAGTttccagcagcagagagaagccATGAAACAGACCATAGAAGAAGACAAGGAGCCTGAGAAGTCTG GGAAGCTGTGGTGCGCAAAGAAGaacaagaggaagagaaagaaactgCTGTACAACGCTCACAGGAACGATG ATATCGATAACGAGGAGATTCTCACCTATGAGGAGATGGCTCTGTACCACCAGCCGGCCAATAGGAAGCGGCCCATCGCGTTGATCGGGCCGACCAGCTGCGGGCAGGCGGAGCTCAGGCAGAGACTGCTCAACAACCAGCCGGAACGCTTCGCCGGAGCCGTGCCTC acACCACACGGAGCCGCAGAGATGGCGAGCTGAGTGGAAGAGACTACCACTTTGTTTCTCGTCAGACGTTTGAGGCAGAGCTGTCAGCTG GGAAGCTGATAGAGTCTGGAGACTTTGAGAAGAACCTGTACGGGACCAGTACAGACTCTGTGAGACAGGTCATCAACACTGGCAAAATCTGTGTGCTCTGTCTACACACGCAG gctCTAAAGGTGCTCAGGAGTTCAGACCTGAAACCTTACATCATCTTCATAGCTCCGCCCTCCCAGGAAAGACTCCGAGCCCTGTTGGCTAAAGACAACAAGAACCCAAAG cCCGAGGAGCTGCGGGACACCATCGAGAAAGCTCGGGAGATGGAGCAGAGCTGCGGTCACCTGTTCGACGCCATCATCGTCAACACGGACCAGGACAAAGCTTACACAGAGCTGCTACGACTCATCAACAAACTGGACACTGAACCCCAGTGGGTGCCCTGCTCCTGGCTgcgctaa